Proteins from a single region of Pacificitalea manganoxidans:
- a CDS encoding response regulator, producing the protein MTETLRKILVVEDEHALAEVLRDYLLAADMEVDLRHDGTGAVLQALSERYDLLVLDLMLPGTDGLSICREIRAAGSDLPIIMTTARVEEIDRLLGLELGADDYLCKPYSPRELVARIKAVLRRRPALAPTESAQGQRLSLDLEAWRARVDGVRLDLTRREFSLLATLAARPGKVMSRDQLLDLAFPEDSEIYDRTIDSHVRNIRRKIASVSDLDPIRSVYGVGYAFELPDT; encoded by the coding sequence ATGACTGAGACACTGCGCAAGATCCTCGTGGTCGAAGACGAGCACGCCTTGGCAGAGGTGCTGCGCGATTACCTGCTGGCCGCCGATATGGAGGTGGATTTGCGCCACGACGGCACCGGTGCAGTTCTGCAGGCGCTGTCGGAACGCTATGATCTGCTGGTGCTGGATCTGATGCTGCCGGGCACGGACGGGTTGTCGATCTGCCGCGAAATCCGCGCCGCGGGCAGTGACCTTCCGATCATCATGACCACCGCCCGCGTCGAGGAAATCGACCGCCTGTTGGGGCTGGAACTGGGGGCTGATGACTATCTGTGCAAACCCTATTCGCCCCGCGAACTGGTGGCGCGGATCAAGGCGGTGCTGCGGCGTCGTCCCGCGCTTGCCCCGACGGAGAGCGCGCAGGGCCAGCGGCTTTCGCTCGATCTGGAGGCATGGCGCGCCCGGGTTGACGGCGTGCGTCTCGACCTGACCCGCCGCGAATTTTCGCTGCTTGCGACCCTTGCCGCCCGCCCGGGTAAGGTCATGTCGCGCGACCAATTGCTGGATCTCGCCTTCCCTGAGGACAGCGAAATCTACGACCGCACCATCGACAGCCATGTCCGCAACATCCGACGCAAGATCGCGTCGGTGTCGGATCTCGATCCGATCCGCTCGGTCTATGGCGTGGGCTACGCGTTCGAACTGCCTGACACCTGA
- a CDS encoding ATP-binding protein, whose translation MIWSRLTLTGKLLAAVVLPVLLAILLMAGAVGYSMRAGFGQYLLDTEVTEFRDLASTLATLPGAAEGWPALRDPAAWLATVKRFGPGDGLRPPPEHRRFNGGAQEGAEGGGPRPMPFERHLPPYPMPLPGGPLRGPDRLALFSPEGQLLAGHEGGPDWAQLPVTDAEGETLAMLRLYPLGAPSTEAGKLFMNRQLRAISVAALIALLGASTVAFLTARQFLHPIHRIGAHVARLAAGDLSSRLAAGRRDELGRMMRDQNALARSLEASRTRERQWVSDTSHELKTPLAVLRAEVEALQDGIRAASPERLNAMHGTVMRLSRLVDDLRLLASADEARLELHHRRVDLAALTRDAVEDARRAGLPDGLDLQIDAPQALIVRGDPGRLRQVLDNLLDNARRYTDVPGRIVVRCVAQGAEVEVTVADSAPCPPEASLPSLFDRFARADVSRSRDLGGSGLGLSICRSLVAAQGGTIEVAPSDMGGLRFCVRLPLNKDETND comes from the coding sequence ATGATCTGGTCCCGCCTTACTCTTACCGGCAAGCTGCTGGCTGCCGTCGTGCTGCCCGTGCTGCTGGCCATTTTGCTGATGGCTGGTGCGGTGGGCTACAGCATGCGCGCGGGATTTGGCCAGTATCTGTTGGATACCGAGGTGACGGAGTTCCGCGATCTCGCCTCCACGCTGGCAACCCTGCCCGGCGCGGCGGAGGGCTGGCCCGCCCTGCGCGATCCTGCCGCGTGGCTGGCGACGGTCAAACGCTTTGGGCCGGGCGATGGTCTGCGCCCGCCGCCGGAGCATCGACGGTTCAATGGTGGGGCGCAGGAGGGCGCCGAGGGCGGCGGGCCGCGTCCCATGCCCTTCGAGCGGCACCTGCCACCCTATCCGATGCCACTGCCCGGAGGGCCGCTGCGCGGGCCGGATCGGCTTGCGCTGTTTTCGCCCGAGGGGCAGTTGCTGGCCGGGCACGAAGGCGGCCCCGACTGGGCGCAATTGCCCGTGACCGATGCCGAGGGCGAAACGCTGGCGATGCTGCGGCTCTATCCGCTGGGCGCGCCATCGACGGAGGCGGGGAAGCTTTTCATGAACCGGCAGTTGCGCGCGATTTCGGTGGCCGCGCTGATCGCATTGCTTGGGGCATCGACCGTGGCGTTTCTGACCGCCCGTCAATTTTTGCATCCGATCCATCGCATTGGCGCGCATGTGGCGCGGCTTGCGGCGGGGGATCTCTCGAGCCGGCTTGCCGCGGGGCGGCGGGACGAGTTAGGCCGGATGATGCGCGACCAGAACGCGCTGGCCCGCAGTCTGGAGGCCAGCCGCACGCGCGAACGACAATGGGTGTCCGATACATCCCATGAGTTGAAGACCCCGCTGGCGGTGCTGCGCGCAGAGGTGGAAGCGCTGCAGGATGGCATTCGCGCGGCCTCTCCCGAACGGTTAAACGCCATGCACGGCACGGTAATGCGCCTGTCGCGGTTGGTCGATGACCTGCGGCTGCTTGCCAGTGCGGATGAGGCCCGGCTGGAGCTGCATCACCGGCGTGTCGATCTGGCGGCGTTGACGCGGGACGCGGTGGAGGATGCGCGGCGCGCCGGGTTGCCCGACGGGCTCGACTTGCAGATCGACGCGCCGCAGGCGCTGATCGTGCGCGGCGATCCGGGACGGTTGCGGCAGGTGCTGGACAATCTGTTGGACAATGCGCGCCGCTATACGGATGTGCCGGGGCGGATCGTGGTGCGCTGCGTGGCGCAAGGGGCAGAGGTGGAGGTCACCGTTGCCGACAGCGCGCCCTGCCCGCCGGAGGCCAGCCTGCCTAGCCTGTTTGATCGCTTTGCCCGCGCCGACGTTTCGCGCTCGCGCGATCTGGGCGGCTCGGGACTGGGGCTGTCGATCTGTCGGTCGCTGGTCGCGGCGCAGGGCGGCACGATCGAGGTCGCCCCGTCAGACATGGGCGGTCTGCGCTTCTGCGTGCGGCTGCCGCTGAACAAGGATGAAACGAATGACTGA
- a CDS encoding malonyl-CoA decarboxylase, whose protein sequence is MQLIQSTYLTDLLATITQRNRADGRATDTRSARELCDLLLTDLGDVSSNKMSRALLAKYRDMEPAAKRAFFDMLADHYDIDGDRLTQLVADYTRDRDPDVLAALTACAEPRRQELFRRLNRVPGATADLVAMRCDLLTAMKDAPRLAVIDHDFLHLFRSWFNQGFLVLRRINWDSPASILEKIIAYEAVHAIDSWDDLRRRLLPEDRRCYAYFHPAMPEEPLIFVEVALTDGIAGNIQAVLAEDRPALPARQINTAVFYSISNCQKGLRGISFGNSLIKQVVEDLKAAMPGLTTFVTLSPVPGFRRWAETALEDLPEEEARTLRSALDDTSDDPAAARTLRAQVAHYLIAAKHPRGGPLDPVARFHLGNGALLHEVHAGADISPNGLRQSCGAMVNYLYDLNQIDRNIEGYSTSGTVAHARPLANLLKTHTLSRS, encoded by the coding sequence ATGCAGCTTATCCAATCCACCTACCTCACCGATCTGCTGGCCACGATCACCCAGCGCAATCGCGCCGATGGCCGCGCCACCGATACCCGTTCCGCACGGGAATTGTGCGACCTGCTGCTGACCGATCTGGGCGATGTATCTTCCAACAAGATGTCGCGCGCCCTGCTGGCGAAATACCGTGACATGGAGCCCGCCGCGAAGCGCGCGTTCTTTGACATGCTCGCCGATCATTACGACATCGACGGGGACCGGCTGACGCAGCTTGTCGCGGATTACACACGCGACCGCGATCCCGATGTGCTGGCCGCGCTGACAGCCTGCGCCGAGCCCCGGCGCCAAGAACTGTTCCGCCGGTTGAACCGGGTGCCGGGCGCCACCGCCGATCTGGTCGCCATGCGCTGCGATCTGCTGACAGCTATGAAGGACGCCCCCCGGCTGGCTGTGATCGACCACGATTTTCTGCACCTGTTCCGGTCATGGTTCAATCAGGGCTTTCTGGTGCTGCGCCGGATCAACTGGGATTCGCCCGCCAGCATTCTTGAAAAGATCATCGCCTATGAGGCCGTCCACGCCATCGACAGCTGGGACGACCTGCGCCGCCGCCTGCTGCCCGAGGATCGTCGCTGCTACGCCTATTTTCACCCCGCAATGCCGGAGGAGCCGCTGATCTTTGTCGAGGTCGCGCTGACGGACGGGATTGCAGGCAATATTCAGGCCGTTCTGGCCGAAGACCGCCCTGCCCTGCCCGCGCGCCAGATCAACACGGCGGTGTTCTATTCGATCTCCAACTGTCAGAAGGGTCTGCGCGGGATTTCCTTTGGGAACTCGCTCATCAAACAGGTGGTGGAGGATCTGAAAGCGGCGATGCCGGGCCTGACGACCTTTGTCACCCTGTCGCCGGTGCCGGGGTTCCGCCGCTGGGCCGAAACCGCGCTGGAGGACCTGCCCGAGGAGGAAGCCCGGACATTGCGCAGCGCATTGGACGACACCAGCGACGATCCCGCGGCGGCGCGCACCCTGCGCGCGCAGGTGGCGCATTATCTGATCGCAGCAAAGCATCCGCGTGGCGGTCCGCTCGACCCGGTGGCCCGGTTCCATCTGGGCAACGGCGCGCTGCTGCACGAGGTTCACGCCGGGGCCGACATATCCCCCAACGGGCTGCGGCAATCCTGCGGCGCGATGGTGAATTACCTCTACGACCTCAATCAGATCGACCGCAATATCGAAGGCTACTCCACCAGCGGCACGGTTGCCCATGCGCGCCCGCTGGCCAACCTTCTGAAGACCCACACCCTGTCGAGGAGCTAG
- a CDS encoding malonate--CoA ligase, whose translation MTNHLFDPLFGRHSGSDTPFVTTPGGATMSHAEFLTLSARMANVFAELKLQKGDRVAVQVGKSVPALAIYAACLRSGLVLLPLNTGYTVSELDYFLQDAEPGLVVCDPAQADALHAILPHGATLLTLDAQGAGSLTDRAAEAAAEHTPLSCGPDDLAAILYTSGTTGRSKGAMLTHDNLLSNAQALADLWRFSERDTLLHALPIFHTHGLFVAVNVCALSGAAMLFHPGFKLDAIIDDLPRATVLMGVPTFYTRLLADARFTRDLVAHMRLFVSGSAPLLAETHEAFEARTGHRILERYGMTETNMNVSNPYDGERRAGTVGFPLPGVDLRITDPQTGATLPEGDIGMIEVRGPNVFKGYWRMPEKTAEELRDNGFFITGDLGQIDAQGYVAIVGRQKDLIISGGYNIYPKEIEVLLDSLPEVNESAVIGVPDADFGEAVLAAVVPAPGTTPDPEALLDRIRPELARFKHPRAIHIVEELPRNTMGKVQKNILRQTFTPKPA comes from the coding sequence ATGACCAACCATCTTTTCGATCCGCTCTTCGGCCGCCATTCCGGCAGCGACACGCCGTTCGTCACCACCCCCGGCGGCGCCACGATGAGCCATGCGGAATTCCTGACGCTGTCGGCGCGGATGGCCAATGTCTTTGCCGAGCTGAAGTTGCAAAAGGGCGATCGCGTCGCGGTGCAGGTGGGCAAATCCGTGCCGGCGCTGGCGATCTACGCCGCCTGTCTGCGCAGCGGGCTGGTTCTGTTGCCGCTCAACACCGGCTACACCGTGTCGGAGCTTGATTACTTCCTGCAGGATGCGGAGCCGGGGCTGGTGGTTTGCGATCCGGCGCAGGCCGACGCGCTGCACGCCATCCTGCCCCATGGCGCCACCCTGCTGACGCTTGATGCCCAAGGCGCGGGCAGCCTGACCGACCGCGCCGCAGAGGCCGCCGCCGAGCACACGCCGCTGTCGTGCGGGCCCGACGATCTGGCCGCGATCCTCTATACCTCCGGCACCACGGGCCGGTCCAAGGGCGCGATGCTGACCCATGACAACCTGCTGTCCAATGCGCAGGCGCTGGCCGATCTGTGGCGGTTCAGCGAGCGGGACACGTTGCTGCATGCGCTGCCGATCTTTCACACCCACGGGCTGTTCGTGGCGGTCAACGTCTGCGCGCTGTCGGGGGCGGCGATGCTGTTCCATCCGGGGTTCAAGCTGGACGCGATCATCGACGACCTGCCCCGCGCCACGGTCCTGATGGGCGTGCCCACCTTCTACACCCGCCTGCTCGCCGACGCGCGGTTCACCCGTGATCTCGTCGCGCATATGCGGCTGTTCGTGTCCGGCTCCGCGCCGCTGCTTGCCGAAACCCACGAAGCGTTCGAGGCCCGCACCGGCCACCGCATTCTGGAACGCTATGGCATGACCGAAACCAACATGAACGTCTCGAACCCCTATGACGGCGAGCGGCGCGCGGGCACCGTGGGCTTCCCCCTGCCGGGGGTGGACCTGCGCATCACCGATCCGCAGACCGGCGCCACGCTGCCCGAGGGCGATATCGGCATGATCGAGGTGCGCGGACCAAACGTGTTCAAAGGCTATTGGCGGATGCCGGAGAAAACCGCCGAGGAGCTGCGCGACAACGGCTTCTTCATCACCGGCGATCTGGGGCAGATCGATGCGCAGGGCTATGTCGCCATCGTCGGGCGGCAGAAGGATCTGATCATTTCCGGCGGCTACAATATCTACCCCAAGGAAATCGAGGTGCTGCTCGACAGCCTGCCGGAGGTAAACGAATCCGCCGTGATCGGTGTGCCTGACGCGGATTTCGGCGAGGCCGTTCTGGCCGCCGTCGTGCCCGCTCCCGGCACCACACCCGACCCCGAAGCGCTGCTGGACCGCATCCGCCCCGAACTGGCCCGGTTCAAGCATCCCCGCGCGATCCACATCGTCGAAGAGTTGCCCCGCAACACGATGGGCAAGGTGCAAAAGAACATTCTGCGGCAGACCTTCACGCCCAAACCCGCCTGA
- a CDS encoding patatin-like phospholipase family protein, which translates to MTTFTQSRGELTRRGVLLGATALGLAGCGTAPDGLATKSLRAGPSPVTRYRLPVTADLAAWDRHIPARTRAGRPQILALSGGGEDGAFGAGALTGWSATGKRPEFDIVTGISTGALIAPFAFLGADHDPVLRDIFLTHDADDLMQARTLSVIYSNALYDTAPLAALIESYTPPALLRDIAARHDTGARLFVVTTVLESGQGVVWDMGEIARDGQIALFRAVLRASAAIPGLFPPVGIAAERGGVSYGETHVDGGITMPFLALPPAAQSSARAYAPGGHLHVIVNNTLEPEPQMARRSALGVSQQALTAMVRSGSAAALRTARIVARQNGLAVSTASVGTEVGSTWDASNRFAPDYMRRLFDHGYDRARSDRLWR; encoded by the coding sequence ATGACAACGTTCACGCAATCGCGCGGCGAGCTTACGCGGCGCGGCGTTCTGCTGGGCGCGACGGCCTTGGGGCTTGCCGGGTGCGGCACCGCGCCGGATGGGCTGGCCACCAAATCGCTGCGCGCCGGGCCATCGCCCGTCACCCGCTACCGGCTGCCGGTCACGGCGGATCTGGCCGCGTGGGATCGCCATATTCCGGCGCGGACGCGGGCCGGTCGGCCGCAGATCCTTGCGCTGTCGGGCGGGGGCGAAGACGGGGCGTTCGGGGCCGGGGCGCTCACGGGCTGGAGCGCGACGGGCAAGCGGCCCGAATTCGATATCGTCACCGGCATTTCGACCGGGGCGCTGATCGCGCCTTTCGCCTTTCTCGGCGCAGATCATGACCCGGTGTTGCGCGACATCTTCCTGACCCATGACGCAGATGATCTGATGCAGGCGCGCACGCTCAGCGTGATCTATTCCAACGCGCTCTACGACACCGCGCCGCTTGCGGCCCTGATCGAAAGCTATACCCCGCCCGCGCTGTTGCGCGACATCGCCGCGCGGCATGACACCGGCGCGCGGCTGTTCGTGGTGACGACCGTGCTGGAAAGCGGGCAGGGCGTGGTGTGGGACATGGGCGAGATTGCCCGCGACGGTCAGATCGCGCTGTTTCGCGCGGTGCTGCGCGCCTCGGCGGCGATACCGGGGTTGTTCCCGCCCGTAGGCATCGCGGCGGAGCGGGGCGGCGTGAGCTACGGTGAAACCCATGTGGATGGCGGCATCACCATGCCGTTCCTCGCTTTGCCCCCCGCTGCGCAATCCTCCGCGCGGGCCTACGCGCCCGGCGGGCATCTGCATGTCATCGTCAACAACACGTTGGAGCCTGAGCCGCAGATGGCGCGGCGTTCGGCGCTTGGCGTGTCGCAGCAGGCGCTGACGGCGATGGTGCGGTCAGGCTCCGCCGCCGCGCTGCGCACCGCGCGGATCGTGGCGCGGCAGAACGGGCTGGCGGTGTCCACCGCATCGGTCGGAACCGAGGTGGGCTCGACATGGGATGCGTCCAACAGGTTCGCGCCCGACTACATGCGGCGGCTGTTCGATCACGGCTATGACCGCGCGCGGTCGGACAGGCTGTGGCGCTGA